In a genomic window of Saccharomyces kudriavzevii IFO 1802 strain IFO1802 genome assembly, chromosome: 2:
- the POP7 gene encoding ribonuclease P/MRP protein subunit POP7 (similar to Saccharomyces cerevisiae POP7 (YBR167C); ancestral locus Anc_8.593), with protein MAVKENVKSHPCKRVKKHASLKVLTHKQIHTTIFIKSATPYVSALKRINKFLDGVCKHGSSYVVVLGMGKAVEKTLALGCHFQDQKNKKIEVFTRSIEVLDEVIIEDNVDAESESSIDDDDRETQLKKRTVSGVELRIYV; from the coding sequence ATGGcggtgaaagaaaatgtcaAGAGTCATCCATGTAAGCGAGTAAAGAAGCACGCATCGTTGAAGGTTCTAACGCATAAACAGATACATACAACGATCTTCATTAAGTCCGCAACACCATATGTCAGTGCgctgaaaagaataaacaaGTTTCTTGATGGTGTCTGTAAGCACGGATCTTCTTATGTTGTGGTTTTGGGTATGGGCAAAGCTGTTGAAAAGACGCTGGCATTAGGTTGTCATTTCCAAGAtcagaagaacaagaaaatagaGGTTTTCACCAGAAGTATAGAAGTTCTCGACGAAGTGATAATCGAAGACAATGTGGATGCCGAAAGTGAGAGTAGTATTGACGACGATGATAGAGAAACCCAACTTAAGAAAAGGACTGTAAGCGGCGTGGAGCTGCGTATTTATGTATAA
- the PEX32 gene encoding Pex32p (similar to Saccharomyces cerevisiae PEX32 (YBR168W); ancestral locus Anc_8.592), whose translation MDTNPKTKTKSENKKIKAKFIHNHGQKPSLIQITPPMLSSTLFHAYPLLLIFDNALANIMWLSDDKCLPFIYLTSIWLTISFFIPIQTEATSVLPFTSLLRLWLGIISGVFLFSSFMYYIVSLIASLKDTEPPTLDEIVVLLESVLGKLEVLRNELNVWKKLKFSFNGVNEKCSNKRLFSRLFILGTICQIIIMRFISVGAYTRFFVVSTLVYHSTSFQATLRLLWRFILARSFYYLGSKTFTVRDWSSNCLTMEQIITLSQEATIAAPLIEVLPRLLHEKKNDDHIRILRLILSEQKDDFQDQDLQVLEIEVNENQRKWYRDKHWSTKLLPYERQNFSIEIKNADGSSILRNCLSTVKLGEQKLPNSWHWINDNWERTDWVYSDSAWKEIGKYNSLESCTRSRRWKRRLFHL comes from the coding sequence ATGGACACAAATCCTAAAACTAAAACTAAGagtgaaaataaaaaaattaaggCAAAGTTTATCCATAATCATGGACAGAAGCCGTCTCTAATTCAAATCACCCCTCCAATGCTATCCAGTACTCTGTTCCACGCGTATCCATTATTGTTGATATTCGATAATGCACTCGCCAATATAATGTGGTTATCTGACGACAAGTGTTTGCCGTTCATTTATTTAACGAGCATATGGCTAACAATAAGTTTTTTCATTCCCATTCAAACAGAAGCAACCTCAGTTTTACCATTCACTAGCCTCTTGAGACTATGGCTTGGTATTATAAGCGGAGTATTCCTATTCTCATCATTTATGTATTATATTGTTTCATTGATTGCTTCATTGAAAGACACGGAACCTCCTACGCTGGATGAAATTGTCGTGTTACTAGAGTCTGTATTGGGTAAACTAGAAGTACTAAGAAATGAGTTGAATGtttggaaaaaactgaaGTTTTCATTTAATGGGGTCAATGAGAAGTGTTCAAACAAGAGGCTTTTTTCCAGGTTGTTCATACTGGGTACAATCTGTCAAATTATTATCATGAGATTCATATCGGTGGGAGCCTACACTAGATTTTTCGTTGTCAGTACATTGGTATACCATTCGACTAGTTTTCAAGCTACCTTAAGGTTGCTTTGGAGATTTATTCTTGCCAgaagtttttattatttggGGTCCAAAACTTTCACGGTTCGGGATTGGTCATCAAATTGCTTGACTATGGAACAAATTATCACTTTATCACAAGAAGCAACGATTGCAGCGCCGTTAATAGAAGTATTGCCAAGATTACTtcacgaaaagaaaaatgatgatcACATCCGTATTCTACGACTAATACTCAGTGAACAAAAAGATGACTTCCAAGACCAAGACCTCCAAGTATTAGAAATTGAAGTTAACGAAAACCAGAGAAAATGGTATCGAGATAAGCATTGGAGTACAAAATTATTGCCTTATGAGAggcaaaatttttccataGAAATTAAGAATGCTGATGGATCATCAATTCTGAGGAATTGCTTGTCAACAGTCAAGCTTGGCGAACAAAAACTACCCAATAGTTGGCATTGGATCAATGACAACTGGGAGAGAACTGATTGGGTATATTCTGATTCGGCATGGaaagaaattggaaaatataaCTCTTTAGAGAGTTGTACCAGGTCAAGGAGATGGAAGCGACGCCTCTTTCATTTGTAA
- the SSE2 gene encoding adenyl-nucleotide exchange factor SSE2 (similar to Saccharomyces cerevisiae SSE2 (YBR169C) and SSE1 (YPL106C); ancestral locus Anc_8.590) gives MSTPFGLDLGNNNSVLAVARNRGIDIVVNEVSNRCTPSLVGFGSQNRYLGESGKTKQTSNVKNTVENLKRIIGLNFKDPEFDIENKFFTSKLVQLKNGKVGAEVKFGGKTQIFSATQLTAMLIDKVKHTVQQETKSTIADVCLAVPAWYTEEQRYNIADSARIAGLNPVRIVNDVTAAAVSYGVFKNDLPGPEEKPRIVGLVDIGHSTYTCSIIAFRKGEMKVLGTAYDKHFGGRDFDRAITEHFADQFKDKYKIDIRKNPKAYNRILIAAEKLKKVLSANTTAPFSVESVMNDIDVSSQLSRKELEELVKPLLERVTDPISKSLTQANLTVNDVDFVEIVGGTTRIPVLKKSISDAFGKPLSSTLNQDEAIAKGAAFICAIHSPTLRVRPFKFEDIDSYSVSYTWDKQAEDEDHLEVFPANSSYPSTKLITLHRTGDFRMEARYTDPSKLPRGTPATIAKWKFTGVNVPKGQDFVPVKVKLRCDPSGLHIIENAYTLEEITVQEPIPLPQDAPEDAVPQFKEVTKTVKKDMLGMTAETFALNPVELNDLIEKENELTNQDKLVAETEDRKNALEEYIYTLRAKLDEEYSNFASDAEKRKLKNMLTTTENWLYDDGDDSTKAKYIAKYEELASLGNVIRGRYLAKEEEKRQALRANQETSKMNDLAEKLAAQRKAQAASDDEDEDNDENMDLD, from the coding sequence CACACCATTTGGCTTAGATTTAGGTAACAATAATTCGGTGTTGGCGGTTGCTAGAAATAGGGGTATTGATATTGTTGTTAATGAAGTCTCTAACAGGTGCACCCCATCCTTGGTTGGTTTTGGTTCCCAGAACAGGTATTTAGGCGAATCTGGTAAGACTAAGCAGACATCTAATGTTAAAAACACTGTGGAAAACCTGAAAAGAATCATTGGTCTGAATTTCAAGGATCCGGAATTCGATATCGAGAATAAGTTCTTCACTTCAAAATTAGTACaattaaaaaatggtaaagtTGGTGCTGAAGTCAAGTTCGGCGGTAAAACACAAATTTTCTCAGCTACTCAACTGACTGCTATGCTCATCGATAAAGTTAAGCACACCGTTCAACAGGAAACGAAATCAACAATTGCCGATGTCTGTCTTGCAGTCCCTGCATGGTATACGGAAGAACAACGCTATAACATTGCTGATTCCGCCAGAATTGCGGGATTGAATCCCGTAAGAATCGTCAATGATGTCACTGCTGCAGCCGTTTCCTATGGTGTTTTCAAGAATGACCTACCTGGCCCTGAAGAAAAGCCAAGAATTGTTGGCTTAGTGGACATTGGGCATTCTACGTATACCTGCTCCATCATTGCTTTCCGCAAGGGCGAAATGAAAGTACTAGGTACTGCTTATGATAAACACTTTGGTGGTAGAGATTTTGATCGGGCAATCACGGAACATTTTGCTGATCAGTTCAAGGACAAGTACAAGATTGACAttagaaaaaatccaaaggCTTATAACAGAATATTAATTGCcgctgaaaaattgaaaaaggtgCTTTCCGCTAACACTACTGCCCCTTTTTCCGTTGAATCTGTTATGAATGATATCGATGTCTCCTCTCAATTGAGTCGTAAAGAATTAGAAGAGTTAGTAAAGCCTCTGTTAGAACGTGTGACGGATCCAATTTCCAAGTCCCTAACTCAAGCTAATCTCACCGTAAACGATGTTGACTTTGTAGAAATAGTTGGCGGTACAACTCGTATTCCAGTTTTAAAGAAGTCAATCTCTGATGCGTTTGGTAAACCTCTGTCTTCTACTCTAAACCAAGACGAGGCTATCGCCAAAGGAGCAGCTTTTATATGTGCCATCCATTCCCCCACGTTAAGGGTCAGACCATTCAAGTTTGAAGATATCGACTCATATTCAGTATCGTATACTTGGGATAAGCAGGCCGAAGACGAGGATCATTTGGAAGTTTTTCCTGCTAATTCCTCATATCCATCAACAAAGTTGATCACCTTGCATCGTACAGGTGACTTTCGCATGGAGGCAAGATATACGGACCCTTCAAAACTGCCAAGAGGTACTCCTGCGACCATTGCCAAGTGGAAATTCACTGGGGTCAATGTTCCCAAAGGTCAGGATTTTGTTCCCGTTAAAGTAAAGCTAAGATGTGACCCATCTGGCCTGCATATTATTGAGAATGCTTACACCTTGGAAGAAATTACAGTTCAAGAGCCAATACCTCTACCTCAAGATGCACCAGAAGATGCCGTGCCTCAGTTCAAGGAAGTTACTAAGACAGTTAAGAAGGATATGTTGGGTATGACAGCGGAAACATTTGCCCTTAATCCAGTCGAACTGAACGActtgattgaaaaagaaaatgaattgACAAATCAGGATAAATTGGTTGCTGAAACTGAGGATCGTAAAAATGCCCTCGAAGAGTACATTTATACTCTCCGTGCTAAGCTTGATGAGGAGTACTCCAATTTTGCATCCGATgcagaaaagagaaaattgaaaaacatgTTAACTACCACCGAAAATTGGTTATACGACGATGGTGATGATTCTACTAAGGCGAAATATATTGCCAAATATGAAGAATTAGCATCTTTAGGTAACGTTATTAGGGGCCGGTATTTAGCaaaggaggaagaaaaaagacagGCACTTAGAGCAAACCAAGAAACTTCGAAGATGAATGATCTTGCCGAAAAATTGGCTGCCCAACGAAAAGCACAGGCTGCAagtgatgatgaggatgaagataatgatgaaaacatgGATCTTGACTAA